TCGGGGTTGTTCACCCAGTGCGGCACACCGCGCACGCCGTCGCCATTGGCGTCATCCGGGTCGGCCAGCGCCAGGATGGTGGGCTCGGCCACCGCCTCCAGCAGGCCCATGCCGATGACCTGCGGGGCCTGGCGCACGGAGTAGAGCGACGGCACCGGACCCGTGAAGGAGTAGACGGGCTTGGCCAGCTCCACCTGCGTACCGTCGGCCAGCGTGCGCACCGTCTTCGTGTAGGACGCCACGCTCACGCCGTAGCCGGGCGCCGAGGTGGAGCCCGCCACCTGCTGCACGTTCCAGCCATAGGTGGGGTCGGGCAGCACCGAGCCGCCGACACCCGCCGCGCCGGTCAGCACCGACAGGGTGGCGAGCCGCGCGCCCGCCGCCGGCGCCGCGCTGCGGCCGTTGAGCGTGTGGCACTCGATGCAGCGCGCCTGGTTGTAGCGGGGGCCGAGCTGCCCCTTGTGCTCGGTGAACACCGGGTTGCTGGTCGGATGCTCCGAGTGCGTGCCATCCGCGAACGAGGTGTGGAACAACCGGCGTCCCTGCACGAAGCTCTTGGTGTTCTTGATGCCGATGTTGTTGGCCATCTGCTGGAACACCCGGTGCGGCTCCTCCGAGTAGTTGTAGGACACGCTGGCCTGGCCACCCAGCAGCGTCTCGTCGGGCAGCGGCTCGGAGTCCAGGTTGGGGGCGATGCCGTACCAGGGGCGCATGCCCTTGCCCACCACGTAGAGCTGCTCGAACGAGTAGTAGCGCTCACCGCCACCGTCGATGGCCGGGGAGAGCAGACGCGGCGCGGGGGCCAGCTCGATCTTGTCGCCAATCTTCAACGGGCTGTGCGGGGACGTGCGCCAGTTGGAGGTGAACGACATCATGCAATCGCGCGTGCCCGCGTGGCAGATGGGCTGGTTGGCCTCGAGCGGGTTGTTGAAGCCGTAGTTCAGCGACCAGCCGAAGTCGCGCACGTTGGGGTTGTTGATGTTGCGGAACAGGCTGAAGGTCGTGCCCCGGAACGTGCCATCGTTGACGTGCAGGTACACCGAGATCTTCTGGCGGCCGGCGGGCACCTCGTCGCGGATCTCCAGACCGAAGGTGCGGTTCTGGAAGTAGAAGGTGGGGAAGGTGAAGTAGCGGCCCGGGCCCGTGTCGGGAGCGTCCCACGCCTCGCCGCGCTCACGCGCATGGCGCTCGGTGGGGCGCGCGCCCATGAAGGTCACCAGGGTGCCGTCGGGCTCCGTGTACTGGAGCTGCTCGACGGCCTCGGTGCCGGGCTCGTACAGGGGCGAGTACGCGGCCGTCACGCCGGTGCCCGGAGGGGTCATGATGATGGCCGAGTCCACACCCGCGCCGGCTCCCTCACCTCCGCAAGCCGTCAACGAGACGGCCGCGGCAACCGCCACCGTCAGGGCGGAAGCGACGGGGGAACCAGACAGCACGGGGGGCGGTGTTGTCGATGTCCTGAGTTTCAAGGGCACCTCTTTGTCTTGGGTTTGTTCTGGGCGACGCCCTTTCCTTATCCTAACAGCACCAATGAGGCGATGGATTTCGCATATCAATCCATGCAATTCGCGCTTTCCCCAACTCTTGAGACTCAAGAGTTGGTTCTCCTCGAGATCTGTTGCCGTGACACTGTTTTTACAATTTTTCAGCCTTCATTGTATTTTTTATTCTATAAGGTCTTGATACTTAGTCCGGAATTACGCATTATGCCGCTCCCGCGCAGCATCGTCCCAGGAGGACATCGGATGAGACGTCACACCGCCACCCTCGCCCTCGCTCTGTGCGCCACGGGTTGCGCACCGGAGGAGGGCTCCCCGGGGGAGAACCCCGTCGACAGCCTCGCGCAGGTGGAGCAGGCCGAGTCGCTCACCGAGCCGTCCGAGGCCAATGCCATCCGGTTCCTCGAGCAGGCCACCTTCGGGCCCCGCCTCGCCAATGGGGTGAGCCCCCAGCCCATCGACAGCGTGGAGCACGTGGTGGACGTGGGCATCACCCAGGCCATCTCCGAGCAGCTCTCGGCGCCCCGCTACACGTACGACGGGACGACCACGAGCAAGGAGATCGGCTCCCAGTTCTTCTACAACGCCATCATGGGCAAGGATCAGCTGCGGCAGCGGGTGGCCTTCGCGCTGAGTCAGATCCTCGTCGCGACCTCGAATGGCATCAACGACAGCACGACCACGCCCGAGTCGGAGCCCAAGGTGGCGATGGCGGGCTATCTCAACCTGCTCTCCGCGAACGCCTTCGGCAATTTCCGCACCCTGCTGGACGCCATCACCCGCGACCCCGCCATGGGCAGCTACCTGGACATGGTGAACAACCGGGCGTTCGACACGGCGGGCAAGGCCATCGAGCCGAACGAGAACTACGCCCGGGAGCTGCTCCAGCTCTTCACGCTCGGGTTGCACAAGCTGAACGACGACGGCACCGTGAAGCTCGACGCCAACGGCGTGCCGCTCCCCGCGTACACCGAGGCCCAGGTCCAGGCGTTCTCGCGAGCCCTCTCCGGGTGGACCTTCGCCAGCGCCACGGGCTGCCCCACCAAGGGCCGCAACAACCCGGCCAACTACGCCCAGCCGATGGTGGGCTGCGATGTCAATCACGACTCCACGTCGCAGACGCTCCTGCGGGGCGTGGTGACGACGGCGGGAGCGAGCGCCACGGTGCACCTCAAGGAGGCGCTCGACAACATCTTCGCCGACCCGAACCTGCCTCCGTTCATCTGCAAGCAGCTCATCCAACACCTCGTCACCAGCAATCCCAGCCCCGCGTACGTCAGCCGGGTGGTGGCTGTCTTCAAGAACAATGGCAGTGGCGTACGGGGTGACCTGGGCGCGGTGGTCCGGAAGATCCTCGAGGACACCGAGGCGCGCGGCCCCCAGCCGCCGCTGTCGCTCTACGCCACCTTCGGCCGGCTCCGCCCGCCCGCGTTGTTCATCACCTCGACCATCCGGTGGTTGAACGGCACGCTGGATCAGACGGTGGACAAGAACCCGGGAGCCAAGCTCAACTCCTGGAGCAAGTCGCTCGGGCAGGAAGTGCCCAGGCCCTCGTCGGTCTTCAGCTACTACCCCCCCAACGCTCCCGCCCCGGGCGGCAACGGGCTGCTCGGCCCCGAGTTCGCCATCCTGGACACCGCGACGGCCACCGCGCGCGCCAACTTCGTGCACGACCTGCACTTCTCGAGCACGGCGGCGACCAATGGCATCCTGATCGACTACAGCAAGCTGCCCGCGGACCCGAGCGACCTGGTGTATTGGCTCGGCCGCTACTGGCTCCA
The nucleotide sequence above comes from Cystobacter fuscus DSM 2262. Encoded proteins:
- a CDS encoding di-heme oxidoreductase family protein, encoding MDSAIIMTPPGTGVTAAYSPLYEPGTEAVEQLQYTEPDGTLVTFMGARPTERHARERGEAWDAPDTGPGRYFTFPTFYFQNRTFGLEIRDEVPAGRQKISVYLHVNDGTFRGTTFSLFRNINNPNVRDFGWSLNYGFNNPLEANQPICHAGTRDCMMSFTSNWRTSPHSPLKIGDKIELAPAPRLLSPAIDGGGERYYSFEQLYVVGKGMRPWYGIAPNLDSEPLPDETLLGGQASVSYNYSEEPHRVFQQMANNIGIKNTKSFVQGRRLFHTSFADGTHSEHPTSNPVFTEHKGQLGPRYNQARCIECHTLNGRSAAPAAGARLATLSVLTGAAGVGGSVLPDPTYGWNVQQVAGSTSAPGYGVSVASYTKTVRTLADGTQVELAKPVYSFTGPVPSLYSVRQAPQVIGMGLLEAVAEPTILALADPDDANGDGVRGVPHWVNNPETGKVHLGRFGWKATKASVRHQVGDALVKDMGVTSPVFPSVSCQKGSPDCRATTAATAVSETELQRMSDYLSLIGVPAQRSLRSGYPEGIRVSPEHDVNPTLIKRGSAVFAEARCTSCHTAQLTTGNNHPFAELRGQTIRPYTDLLLHDMGPELADTLSEGQAAPSLWRTQPLWGLGSLKFVQGSAQNVRYLHDGRARTLAEAIMWHGGEATGSRDRFAALPKADRDALFAFLESL
- a CDS encoding DUF1800 domain-containing protein — encoded protein: MRRHTATLALALCATGCAPEEGSPGENPVDSLAQVEQAESLTEPSEANAIRFLEQATFGPRLANGVSPQPIDSVEHVVDVGITQAISEQLSAPRYTYDGTTTSKEIGSQFFYNAIMGKDQLRQRVAFALSQILVATSNGINDSTTTPESEPKVAMAGYLNLLSANAFGNFRTLLDAITRDPAMGSYLDMVNNRAFDTAGKAIEPNENYARELLQLFTLGLHKLNDDGTVKLDANGVPLPAYTEAQVQAFSRALSGWTFASATGCPTKGRNNPANYAQPMVGCDVNHDSTSQTLLRGVVTTAGASATVHLKEALDNIFADPNLPPFICKQLIQHLVTSNPSPAYVSRVVAVFKNNGSGVRGDLGAVVRKILEDTEARGPQPPLSLYATFGRLRPPALFITSTIRWLNGTLDQTVDKNPGAKLNSWSKSLGQEVPRPSSVFSYYPPNAPAPGGNGLLGPEFAILDTATATARANFVHDLHFSSTAATNGILIDYSKLPADPSDLVYWLGRYWLHDAASSNIQLAVYNAIVDPRAGSTRRQKLALYLTSLSPEFQIQR